GAGGGAGATGCTCATCGAGGGTCTGTGTGTCTAGTGGGAGGCTAATCCTGTCTCTCGCTCTCTCGTTCCTGCCTGGCCCAGACTCCGTGCACCGAGCTGGCTGTAGCAGACGTCTTTGCTGCCCCCAAGGTAAGAAGCGTCCCTTGGTCCTTTGGGCAGTGGGTGACTCGGGAGAGGAGCGCCGTCCACAAGAGTTTGCACTTGAAACTTGTTTAATGGGAAACGGGAGGGCACACATTAACCATGACACGTTAAACATTTCCAAGGGATGAGAATTCTGATCTTTACTCTTGAGCATGATTTGATGTTTCTGGTTTCACTTGATTTAGAAGATGTGTAATAGAAGGCTTAGATTTTGTAATTCTAATTCAGATCCTGGGTAAAGAAAAGCTCTCTGGGGCTTCACCCAGCACTTGGCATAGCACCTGGAATGCAGGGGACGTTCAGTAGAGGCCTGTTGAATGAGAGAACTTTTCTGGCCCATACATTTCTGAAACACCAAACACTCTCACAGAAGCAGATATTGAGATTACAGGCTGAAGGAGCTTTCATTTTGTCTAAGAGACTTCCTATGGCAACAGAAGAGGTATTGCCAGAGCCCCTCCTCTCCCACAGCCTGGTCACCTAACAGCCCCCTGGGTTCCAGGGTCTGGGACCCCTCAGCCTGCCCTGTCCTGCCCAATTCCCCTCCAGCTGGGTCCAGAACAGTCCCGCCGGACAGGTCCgacaccccccccccatggcTGCTCCTGTGCAtctcacccccgccccccatctGCAGTGGGAGGAGACAGATCTGACAGTTGATAGTGCGTTTTCTCTGACAAACACATGATACAGCCGTATCGATAGCTTTGTGCACTGCAGTTCCTGTTTTCATGGAAACACACGACTGAGAATGAAAGCCCTAAAGCCTCAATTTACCAGTGGTCTCTGAACTACCTGCTTTCCACGGGAACTAGGGGGGATGCCTGGGCCAGGAGCGAAGCCctgtgggtggggcagggccacCTCGGCCACTCAGGCCGCAGAACGGCCCTTCCTGCTCCATGGGGAAAACTGCTCTTCAGACCTCCATCTGCATCATCTCACTGCATTATAGATTATCCCAGGAGTCTGACACAGGAGATTCTGAAGgacaaatatatgcacacacgcatatgtaatttatatatgtacacaaaatCTCCAAGCCCTTCCAACCCAGGCGGTTTGTGCCAGGGCTGCTGCTCTGCTGAGAGGCTCTGAAAAAGCCCCGGGACGGGACCAGCCCACCAGGACCTGGCCCTGGAGGAAGAGCCAGAGTTGGAAGTGGGAATGCGCACAGTTCCAGCCCCAGTTCCGCCGCCGTCACCTAGCTGTGGCCTTTTGCGAGTATTCACACCCCATCACGCCCTGGTTTCCACACTGGAAGATCTGAAAGTGATTATGAGGTGATTTGAGGGATGGCTGGAATCCGGCTCTTGCGTCAGTGGAAAGTGTTGCTGTCAGATGTCACACACTGATCAAAAGCCCACACCAGGAGGTCTGTCCCTCACGGGAGTGTCTGGAAGGAGCCACCTGGGAGAGTTCTTCTGTGGCAGTGACTACATTAGAGTTCTAACTGGTTCCTGACCAGCCTCGTTTAGGACCATGAAAACCCACTGGCCTTGTCCCAGCTGAGTCGACAGTACTCACTCTCCCCGAGCAGCTCTGAGCCAAGTTTGGCCAGGCGGCCGGGAGCAATCCTGGGGCCACTGCCGGACACTCCAGCAGCAGAGGCCAGATGGGCAGGGGGGAGCAGGAAGCCGGGGTGGGACAGATGGGGCATCCTTTTGCGGCAAAACCAATGGAACTAAGAGTTTAAGGCCTTTAACGAAAACTGCCTTTAGAATTAGTTCCTTTAAAGTTTTTCCATTGCATGCCAGCTCTTTTCAATTCCTATTTTATCCTCATCACCTTTAGAAAGTCCTTTGACTAATATCTTTAGATGGTTTTTTCCTATATCATGTGGCCACACACTGGTCAAAACTAAGATGCACTCTAATTCCTATGCTCCAACCGGAAGCTTCAGAAAGTCTCACTAGGTTTTGGTGGGAAACTAAGCAAAGGGGCTCTTCTCTGGACCTTCCTGAATCTCGCTGTTCTCTCTACAGCATCGTGGTGCCTGTCCACCTCTGACACACGGTGGCTGCGGCCTCCTCACCACCCCTCGTGCTCCCCACCTGGCTCTGTCCAGTGAGCCCAGAGGGGTGTGGTGATGGGTGGGAAGTTTCTTGACTCCCAGAGCCCAGAGAATCCGACACTGCTCTAAATTTCCAACTAAGATCAGGGACCACGAGTGACTCTTAGCAGTTCATTAAGTAAATGTCCTACCACTGGCCCTTCCCTTGGGACATCACCccgcagaggggaggggaagttCCCATGGTCTGGGATTCCAGTGCTTCAGTCTAGACcctcccagaaaaaccttaaaatagGAAGTGCCCTTCTAGAACTTAGCCTGCATACATAAGAGATGAACACAGAGATTTACGCAGACTACTTACTCTCAGCCACatttacagaaacaaaaaacgACGACAGCAGGGGATTGATAGATTACGGTGCAACTGTGCAGCGGGTTTCTACGCAGCTCGCAAGCCCGTTCATAAATGCTATGGAATGACTTAAGAAAAATGCTCATTGGGTGCATTAAGTCCGAAAGGGTTACAAAACAGCACTAATAGTTGATgccaattttggaaaaaaataaagtattaagaaaacaaaggaagatatttactaaaatattaactGTAGTTATCTCTGACTGGTGGGATGAGTGGATTCGTTTTTGTTGACTATGTATTACCTTTATAGCAAACATATATTACCTTGATCATCAGAACAAATACATAACTGTAAGAACTGAAAAGCTACACAGTGTGTCTCAAATAACCCCCTGGGATCTTGTCACTGCATGTTCTGATGCAGCAGGTCTGGGTACGGCCTGCGCTGCTCATCCCTAACGAGCTCCAGGCAACGACTAGGCTGCTGGGCCGTGgcccacactttgagtagcaagggaGAGAGCGAGTCCTGGCAGAGGCTAGACGTAGCTTTCTTTATCTGAACTAGATAAGGAAACCAGCTCCAGCTGACACTGATCTCCAAGGTCTGTGCCTTTGTTCTTCAGTGGAAAATGAGGGGATGTGCCAGGCCCGGTCCCCAACAAGAGCTGTTTCCTAGGAAGAGCCACGTGGCCAGGCCACGTCAGAGCTGCGAGCATCCCAAAGAGGCCCTGACCATGCTCCACTTAGGCCAAAGGGCCTCTCTCCAAGGCCCAGCTCAGTGGCCCCCTCTCCCAGAAGCGGGTCCCACCCAGATCTCCCCAGGCCAGACTCCTGGAGCACCTGGCCCTGATCTGGGCACTTACCTCTTGCTGTGTGGGGAAGCACCTTGTCTTCTCACGTGGACCACGAACCTCGGCACACACTGCTTTCTCCCACGGGGAGGGCTGAGTGAGGAGCCGCCCATGGCAGCAGCATTCAGGCCACAGGATGTAGGATTTTCAGGGAAACCTGGATTTTAAAACCTTGTAGGGATGAAAGCAGAATCCAAGTAAGCTCAGGTGGGAACTTTCCAGGCAGGAACAGCTCACATGGTACAAAGACAGAGACACGGGCAGTAGGGACGGAGGGTCCTGCATGTCCCCCCACTCTGCCACTTATCTGGTGGGGCAGCTTTACTCAGGTCCCTCTCAGCAAAGCCCTCCAAGGGGAAGAAACGGGAGGTtctggggaggaggctgctgcaTTGGCAGGTAGCCGGGAGCCATGTGTGGAGGCCTGTGACCATGACCGGCCCCCTTCCTTCAGGGGAACATGAGCAAACTCACCTTCTCCATCTGTCCTCCTGGAAAGAAGAAATCGGGAGGAAAAATCTCCCTGCGGGGTCTGAAGCAGAGGGAGCACACAGCTACCTGTGGCCTTTCTCTTTCTAGAACACCACTGAGAAGGAAATCTTCTGCAGGGCGGCGACCATGCTCCGGCAGCTCTACAGTCACCGCGAGAACGCCATCTGCAGGGGCGCGGCCACACCGCCACGGTTCCACAGCCACCAGCACGTGATCAAACTCCTGAAAGGACTGGACAGGAACCTCTGCAGCATGGCACACGCGGTGAGCTGACAGCTTGTCCTCACACGCGGCTGCCTCGCTTCTAAACGCTCCTCCttggctgggcccggtggctcacgcctgcaatcccagcactttgggagaccaaggtgggaggatcgcttgaggccaggagtctgagaccagccagGGAAACATAGCAGTCCCCCAtctcaagaaaacattttaaaaattagtgggtATGGCAGCGtgtgcctataattccagcacttcgggaggctgaggtgggaggatcgcttgaggccaggattttaagGCTGTAGTGAGTAATGATCACACACGGTGCTCCAGcgagggtgacagagtgagactttgtctctcaaaaaacaaaatttctcctTATGAGTTATAGTACTCTTGATGAATAAgcccatttattcaacaagtattcatTGAAGCTCTACGagtgccaggtactgttccaggcactggaaaCACAGCATTAGAGGTGAGAAGGCAGAGTGGGATGCTCTCGTGGAATGTTCCACTGGGGGAGCTAGAAAAACACACATGTAATCTGACGTCCCGCAgtagtaagtgctatgaagaCAAATACAGGAATAAAGAGGGCACTGACTTAGGAGCTGGTGACGTTATCCAAGCAGATGTTTAAATTAAGTGAGGGAGAAGTCAGTGACCAActggggaaagaacattccaggcagaaggaagagctATGCTAAGGCCCTGAGGTGGAAATGAGCTTCCTATGCTCACAGCTCAGCGGGAAGGCCCGTGGGGCTGCATCAGAGTGAGCAGAAGGGACTTTCCTAGGAGACCAGATCACATAAGGCTTTTGGACTCAGCTCCAAGTACAGTGGGAGACACCTGCAGAGTTCTGAGCAAGGCCAAGAGGAGGATCTCATGTCTGTGATTTAAAATGACGACTCTGCGTGGTCGACAGACTGAACACAAGTACATAAGCACGGTGTCCTGCTGGGAGGCTCCATAGCAAACCAGGctggagatgatggtggcttggacagGGTGGAAGCAGTGGAGGTCCCTAGATCTGGGGCATAAACTAGAAATAGAGACAGAGGGATTTGCTGGCAGAAGATTGGTCGTAAGGGGTGAGAGACAGAAGGGTAAAGGGTGACCTCTTGGTTCCTGCCAAAACCCCGTTGGGGATGGTTGGTGGTATTTGAAGAGACATGGAAGATGGGTCAGAGCAGGGCTGGAGGCTGAGCAGAAGATCCCGGTTAGATTTTGTCCGTGGTGAGTGTGAAGTGCCTATTGATAGCCAAATGGAGATGCTGAGAAGACGCTAGATAAGCCTGGATCTCAGGGGAGAGGTCAGAACTTGCAGTGGAGAGCAGAGAGTCCTCAGACAGATGCTGTGTAAAGTCTCAATGACAGACAAAGGGAGAGACCCAAGGCCTGAGCCTGGAGGCCCCCAACTATTCAAGTCAGGAAGAGGAGGGTGTAGCGACACAGGCTGAGAAGCAGCAGCCAGGGAAGCAGCGCAGAACTGGAGAGAGCGTGGTGCCCAGAAGGCAGGTGAGGAAACTCTTCCAGGAGGAAGTGATCACCTGTGTCAAACGTCCTACAAGGTCAGgtgagaggaagacagagaagggCCACTGGGCTCAGCGTGACAAAGTCGTCAGGATGCTGGTGTCAgcgggggcagggaaggaagccGACTGCAGCTCCCTCACTAGAGgactgggaggggagaggggaacaAAGGGGACAGTGAGAATAGAAAGCTCTTCTGAGGTGTTTTGCTGTAAGACTGTGGAGAAACAGAACAGCTGGAGGGCAGGTATGGCAAGAGGGCAGCTCTTTTCAGGTGGGTGTACACTCAGCACGTCAGTAACCAGTAGAATGATCCAATGGAGAAGGGAGAACTGATGACACAGGAAAGAGGGAGAATGATTAGAGGACAGAAGCCCCTGCAGCCAGGTGACACTATCTAACATTGGGTGGAGGAAACGGCATTAGTGGAAAGCAAGGACGTCCCTCCCCTCCTGGGCCTATCGCCTTATTATGAGGCAAGGTAAGAATAGGgacctgaggccgggcgcggtggctcacgcctgtaatcctagcactttgggaggccgaggcgggcggattgctcaaggtcaggagttcgaaaccagcctgagcgagaccccgtctctaccaaaaatagaaacaaattaattgaccaactaaaaatatatatagaaaaaattagccgggcatggtggcgcatgcctgtagtcccagctactcgggaggctgaggcagtaggatcgctgagccccggagattgaggttgctgtgagccaggctgacgccacggcactcactctagcctgggcaacaaagtgagactctgtctcaaaaaaaaaaaaaaaaagaatagggacCTGACATGACACACATTCTCCCCATTAATGCTCTCACATTATGAAGCAGGCAAGGAGGCCAACGATTGTCCCCTCTTACAGAAGAAATTGAAGCTTTTATAGATTAAGCAGTCTGTCCCAGGCAATGCAATTCATAAGCAGTATGCTGAGATTCACACTGAAGCAGCAGCCTGGTGGCAGGTGTCTGGACTGTGTCCCACTGTTAGGGCCACTGGGCGGTGGGGCTGCTATTTCATGGGCAGGAGAGCGACAGAAATGAACCTCCCAGATGTCCAGGCGGCCACACGGGCAGGTCTGAGCAGCACCTGGCTGTGACCAGAGACTGCGCAAGCCCTGAAGGAAGACAGGCAATTGTGGTGCACTGACATTTCTAGAAGTGTAAGTAGCACATACCAAGAATAGGCAAACCCTGCTGGCCTCGTGGCAACATTAGTTAGGCTCCTCATCAAGCTGGACTGGAGGCCCTGGTTTGACAAGGCTGTTTGGGTGGCAGGTGCCGGAGTGGGCATGCTGGAGTAGACGGGCATGACAGCAAAACTCACGCGCTGACCCCTGCAAGCTAACGAGATGACTCTTTTGCAGAGCCGCTGCCCTGTGAGTGAAGCCAAGCAGAGCACGCTGAGAGACTTCTTGGAAAGGCTAAAGGCGATCATGAAGGAGAAATATTCAAA
This window of the Microcebus murinus isolate Inina chromosome 21, M.murinus_Inina_mat1.0, whole genome shotgun sequence genome carries:
- the IL4 gene encoding interleukin-4, which gives rise to MGLTSQMIPPLFCLLACAGSMAHGHRCGIILTESIKTLNILTESKTPCTELAVADVFAAPKNTTEKEIFCRAATMLRQLYSHRENAICRGAATPPRFHSHQHVIKLLKGLDRNLCSMAHASRCPVSEAKQSTLRDFLERLKAIMKEKYSKCQS